From one Malus sylvestris chromosome 1, drMalSylv7.2, whole genome shotgun sequence genomic stretch:
- the LOC126615445 gene encoding uncharacterized protein LOC126615445, translated as MSEPGSSSDEGSSSFSSKSESAMSESSGSLLESCTRETLDDLPNRQTLAIASSSSMALGEGVVFDAIPIVRSEFTADHLKNNLLDNEKQVEALRQSCNIPRSVGIRLVHDEEWPSEPPQGHVMFYIQILLTLGVRLPLHPWLQKMLSLIGYAPGQLNPGFWDTLIGFYIIWMECGLCEPSFHQWRYCYKMRPAKSCTGYAECACRSERERIVYGKKKAYYTWKNRWCFLYNDWEYDKGVTPERHVLTHFQTVGCNVSTVRTICYLLWSFLASNTLLHVVTRGTIKLFRQELSDIEKVLRVPKEDRHLSKLRPLFRRYGFQPLVSESQGRSMEKVSKKTGTSTNKRKAPVLVPSEDILPHKKIHKFRGEPSVRPKSQDGVLKGPAFRKTGVEAVENAAAVVAGEGSRLLPPPLTMEHTVQESDPGSRHEGKGKERAGSVPWKDLRVATRPKDFGDINNCLAGRRFAFDELGEPLAKDESDCDRMLKLSSYVMAEYHDRLQEVERYKAKLKENKQLVDEARRNKGLLTQALQLKDETMESLKRRNGENLRLKKLLEATKKQLEVATLEVSKVRGELDGALVEISELEKSIPTEREAAVQEYLSSSTFHLAIKPYCAQEARFEKRKWMAVLDRYDDGSILRKYHEDIDEHHRKGETFVLAVDPSSEDESDNEGSADAQTQHGEEDLGDAEDDGRTRTLPF; from the exons atgtcagagcctggaagttctagtgatgagggctcttctagctttagctctaagtctgagtctgcaatgtcggagtcttcagggtctttgttagagtcctgtactagagaaacattggatgatcttcccaaccgtcaaactttagctattgctagttcttcctccatggcgttgggtgagggggttgtttttgatgccatacccatagttcgctctgagttcacagcagaccatctaaagaataacttgttagataatgagaagcaggttgaggcgctaaggcagtcatgtaatatccctcgtagtgtagggatacgtttggtacatgatgaagaatggccttctgagcctccccagggtcatgttatgttctacatccagatattactgactttaggggtgagactacctttacatccgtggttgcaaaagatgttatctttgatcggatatgcacctgggcaactcaatcctggtttctgggatactttgattggattttatatcatttggatggagtgtgggttgtgtgagccttccttccatcagtggcgttactgttacaagatgcgcccagcaaaatcatgcactggttatgccgagtgtgcatgtcggagtgagagagagcgtattgtgtatggtaagaaaaaggcatactacacatggaaaaaccgttggtgctttctgtataatgattgggagtatgataagggtgtcacgcctgagcgacatgtgcttactcacttccagactgtaggttgtaacgtatcaaccgttcgtactatttgctatttgttgtggtcttttcttgcttctaacactttGCTTCATGTAGTGACGCGGGGCACCATCAAACTGTTTAGGCAGGAGCtatctgacatagagaaggtgttgagggtgcccaaagaggatagacacttaagcaagctacgacccttatttcgtcggtacggtttccaacccttagtttccgagagccagggacgatcga tggagaaggtaagcaagaaaacagggactagcaccaataaaaggaaagcaccagtgttagttccttcggaagacatcctaccgcataagaaaattcataagttccgAGGGGAACCATCCGTTAGACCTAAGTCCCAAGATGGGGTCCTTAAGGGGCCTGCCTTTAGGAAGACTGGAGTCGAGGCCGTTGAAAATGCTGCTGCCGTAGTTGCAGGAGAAGGGAGCCGACTGTTGCCTCCTCCTCTTACTATGGAGCACACTGTCCAGGAAAGTGATCCTGGTTCCCGCCATGAggggaaaggcaaggaaagagctggcagtgtcccgtggaaggacttgagggttgccacgcggccaaaggattttggggatatcaacaattgcttggcagggcgtcgattcgccttcgatgagctcggagagcccttagctaaggatgaatcggattgcgaccgaatgttgaagctgtcttcatat gtcatggccgagtatcacgacagactgcaagaggttgagcggtacaaggcaaaactgaaggagaataagcagcttgtggacgaggcccgaaggaataagggacttttgactcaggctctccaactgaaggacgaaaccatggagagcttgaaaaggcgaaatggtgagaacctaaggcttaagaaattgcttgaggcaactaaaaaacagttggaggtggctaccttggaggtatccaaggttaggggagaattggatggtgccttagttgagatttctgaactggagaagagcattccaactgaaagggaggctgctgtgcaagaatacttaagttcttcgacctttcatcttgctattaaaccctactgtgctcaagaagctcgctttgaaaaaaggaaatggatggccgtccttgatcgttatgatgatgggagcattcttcgaaaataccacgaagatatagatgagcatcatcgaaagggcgagacatttgtccttgctgttgatcctagcagcgaagatgagtctgataatgaaggtagtgctgatgcacagactcagcatggtgaagaggatcttggggatgcagaggatgatggtaggacgcgga